A section of the Pseudomonas lini genome encodes:
- a CDS encoding MFS transporter — protein MHDPHSERMSGSETRAASGLALVFAFRMLGMFMVLPVLATYGMDLAGATPALIGLAIGAYGLTQAIFQIPFGFISDRIGRRPVIYLGLIIFALGSVLAANADSIWGVIAGRILQGAGAISAAVMALLSDLTREQHRTKAMAMIGMTIGLSFAVAMVVGPLLTRVFGLSGLFFATGGMALVGIVIVMFMVPRATGPLQHRESGVARQALIPTLKHPDLLRLDLGIFVLHAMLMSSFVALPLALVEKAGLPKEQHWWVYLTALLISFFAMIPFIIYGEKRRKMKRVLLGAVVTLMLTELFFWQFGDSLRALVIGTVVFFTAFNLLEASLPSLISKVSPAGGKGTAMGVYSTSQFLGSALGGILGGWMFQHGGLSVVFLGCAGLAALWLAFAVTMREPPYVTSLRLPLSPEAIREAGLVERLKAVVGVTDAVIVEDEAAIYIKLDTELLDRTTLERLVNNPAGAACVA, from the coding sequence ATGCACGATCCCCACAGCGAACGCATGAGTGGCAGTGAGACCCGCGCAGCAAGCGGTCTGGCCCTGGTGTTCGCCTTCCGTATGCTTGGCATGTTCATGGTGTTGCCGGTTCTGGCGACCTATGGGATGGACCTGGCAGGAGCGACCCCGGCCCTCATCGGGTTGGCGATTGGCGCTTACGGCCTGACCCAGGCGATCTTTCAGATTCCTTTTGGCTTCATTTCCGACCGCATCGGTCGTCGTCCGGTGATTTACCTGGGGCTGATCATCTTCGCCCTGGGGAGTGTGCTGGCGGCCAATGCCGATTCGATCTGGGGCGTCATCGCCGGACGCATCCTACAAGGCGCCGGGGCGATTTCCGCGGCGGTCATGGCGTTGCTGTCAGACCTGACCCGGGAACAGCATCGGACCAAAGCCATGGCCATGATCGGCATGACGATTGGTCTGTCGTTCGCTGTCGCCATGGTTGTAGGACCGTTGCTGACCCGTGTCTTTGGCCTGTCCGGGTTGTTCTTCGCCACCGGTGGCATGGCGCTGGTCGGCATCGTCATTGTGATGTTCATGGTGCCGCGCGCAACGGGGCCGTTGCAGCACCGCGAGTCTGGCGTTGCGCGCCAGGCGCTGATACCGACACTCAAACATCCGGACCTGCTGCGTCTGGACTTGGGCATTTTTGTGTTGCACGCGATGTTGATGTCGAGCTTCGTTGCATTGCCCCTGGCCTTGGTCGAAAAGGCTGGGCTGCCCAAGGAGCAGCACTGGTGGGTGTATCTGACCGCGCTGCTGATCTCCTTCTTCGCCATGATCCCGTTCATCATCTACGGCGAGAAGCGACGCAAAATGAAACGAGTTTTGCTCGGTGCCGTCGTGACGCTGATGCTCACTGAGCTATTCTTCTGGCAGTTCGGCGATAGCTTGCGGGCTCTGGTGATTGGTACGGTGGTGTTCTTCACCGCGTTCAATCTGCTGGAAGCCTCCTTGCCATCGCTGATCAGCAAGGTTTCACCGGCGGGCGGCAAGGGCACGGCAATGGGGGTTTATTCCACCAGCCAGTTCCTCGGTTCGGCGCTGGGCGGGATCCTCGGCGGCTGGATGTTCCAGCACGGCGGTTTGTCGGTTGTATTCCTCGGATGCGCCGGCCTGGCTGCCCTCTGGCTGGCCTTTGCTGTTACCATGCGCGAACCACCTTACGTCACGAGCCTGCGCTTGCCGTTGTCGCCCGAGGCGATCCGCGAAGCGGGTCTGGTCGAGCGCCTGAAGGCCGTCGTAGGGGTAACAGATGCAGTGATCGTCGAAGATGAAGCGGCGATTTACATCAAATTGGACACAGAACTATTGGATCGCACCACCCTTGAGCGCCTGGTGAACAACCCGGCCGGGGCAGCGTGCGTAGCCTAG
- the uvrA gene encoding excinuclease ABC subunit UvrA → MDKILIRGARTHNLKNIDLTLPRDKLIVITGLSGSGKSSLAFDTLYAEGQRRYVESLSAYARQFLSMMEKPDVDTIEGLSPAISIEQKSTSHNPRSTVGTITEIYDYLRLLYARVGIPRCPDHDIPLEAQTVSQMVDLVLAQPEGSKLMLLAPVIRERKGEHLSVFEELRAQGFVRARVNGRLCELDELPKLDKQKKHSIDVVVDRFKVRADLQQRLAESFETALKLADGIALVAPMDDEPGEEIIFSARFACPICGHAISELEPKLFSFNNPAGACPTCDGLGVKQFFDIKRLVNGELTLAEGAIRGWDRRNVYYFQMLGSLASHYKFSLEVPFNDLPADQQKFILHGSGSQNVDFKYLNDRGDIVKRSHPFEGIVPNLERRYRETESASVREELAKFLSTQPCPDCRGTRLRREARHVWVGEKTLPAVTNLPIGDACEYFGVLKLTGRRGEIADKILKEIRERLQFLVNVGLDYLSLDRSADTLSGGEAQRIRLASQIGAGLVGVLYILDEPSIGLHQRDNDRLLGTLKHLRDIGNTVIVVEHDEDAIRLADYVVDIGPGAGVHGGHIVAEGTPAEVMAHPDSLTGKYLSGRVKIAVPAKRTPRNKKLSLALKGARGNNLRNVDLEIPIGLLTCVTGVSGSGKSTLINNTLFPLSATALNGATTLEAAAHDSIKGLEHLDKVVDIDQSPIGRTPRSNPATYTGLFTPIRELFAGVPESRSRGYGPGRFSFNVKGGRCEACQGDGLIKVEMHFLPDIYVPCDVCKSKRYNRETLEIKYKGKSIHETLEMTIEEARVFFDAVPALARKLQTLMDVGLSYIKLGQSATTLSGGEAQRVKLSRELSKRDTGKTLYILDEPTTGLHFADIQQLLDVLHRLRDHGNTVVVIEHNLDVIKTADWLVDLGPEGGSKGGQIIAVGTPEEVSEMKQSHTGFYLKPLLARDKA, encoded by the coding sequence TTGGACAAGATCCTGATTCGTGGGGCCCGAACCCACAACCTGAAGAACATCGACCTGACCCTGCCACGGGACAAACTGATCGTTATCACCGGCCTGTCCGGATCCGGCAAGTCGTCCCTGGCCTTCGACACGTTGTACGCCGAGGGCCAGCGCCGCTATGTCGAATCGCTGTCAGCCTACGCCCGGCAGTTCCTGTCGATGATGGAAAAACCCGACGTCGACACCATTGAAGGTCTGTCGCCAGCGATCTCCATCGAACAGAAGTCGACCTCGCACAACCCGCGCTCGACGGTCGGCACCATCACCGAAATCTACGACTACCTGCGCCTGCTCTACGCTCGCGTCGGTATTCCGCGCTGCCCGGACCACGACATTCCGCTGGAAGCCCAGACCGTCAGCCAGATGGTCGACCTGGTGCTGGCACAACCGGAGGGCAGCAAATTAATGCTGCTGGCCCCGGTGATCCGCGAGCGCAAAGGCGAGCACCTCTCGGTCTTCGAAGAATTGCGCGCTCAGGGTTTTGTGCGGGCCCGGGTCAACGGCCGGCTCTGCGAGCTGGACGAGTTGCCGAAGCTGGATAAACAGAAAAAGCACTCGATCGATGTCGTGGTCGACCGCTTCAAGGTCCGCGCCGATCTGCAACAGCGTTTGGCTGAGTCGTTCGAGACTGCGTTGAAACTGGCGGACGGCATTGCACTGGTAGCACCGATGGATGACGAGCCCGGCGAAGAAATCATCTTCTCCGCGCGCTTCGCCTGCCCGATCTGTGGCCACGCCATCAGCGAGCTGGAACCCAAGCTGTTCTCCTTCAACAACCCGGCCGGTGCTTGCCCGACCTGCGATGGCTTGGGTGTTAAGCAATTTTTCGACATCAAGCGATTGGTCAATGGCGAGCTGACGCTGGCCGAAGGCGCGATTCGCGGCTGGGACCGGCGCAACGTCTATTACTTCCAGATGCTCGGGTCGCTGGCCTCACACTACAAGTTCAGCCTTGAAGTACCGTTCAACGACCTGCCGGCCGATCAGCAGAAGTTCATCCTGCATGGCAGTGGCTCGCAGAACGTCGACTTCAAATACCTGAACGACCGTGGCGACATCGTCAAACGTTCGCACCCGTTCGAAGGCATCGTACCGAACCTGGAACGCCGCTACCGCGAAACCGAATCGGCTTCAGTCCGTGAAGAACTGGCCAAGTTCCTCAGCACCCAACCCTGCCCGGATTGCCGCGGCACCCGTCTGCGTCGCGAGGCGCGGCACGTTTGGGTTGGCGAGAAGACCTTGCCAGCGGTGACCAATCTGCCAATCGGCGACGCCTGTGAGTATTTCGGCGTACTGAAACTGACCGGCCGCCGTGGCGAGATTGCCGACAAGATTCTCAAGGAAATCCGCGAGCGCCTGCAGTTTCTGGTCAACGTCGGCCTGGACTATCTGTCACTGGATCGCAGTGCCGACACGCTGTCCGGCGGCGAAGCCCAGCGGATTCGCCTGGCCAGTCAAATTGGCGCCGGCCTGGTGGGGGTTCTGTACATTCTCGATGAGCCATCGATCGGTCTGCACCAGCGCGATAACGACCGGTTACTGGGCACCCTCAAACACCTGCGCGACATCGGCAACACGGTGATCGTGGTCGAGCACGACGAAGACGCGATTCGTCTGGCCGATTATGTGGTGGATATCGGCCCGGGCGCTGGTGTGCATGGTGGGCATATCGTCGCCGAAGGCACGCCGGCCGAGGTCATGGCTCACCCTGATTCGCTGACCGGCAAGTACTTGTCGGGCCGGGTAAAGATCGCAGTTCCAGCCAAACGCACGCCGCGTAACAAGAAGTTGTCGTTGGCCCTCAAAGGCGCTCGCGGTAACAATTTGCGCAACGTGGATCTGGAGATTCCGATTGGCCTGCTGACTTGTGTCACCGGCGTGTCCGGCTCGGGCAAATCGACGCTGATCAACAATACGTTGTTTCCTTTGAGCGCTACGGCACTCAATGGCGCAACGACCCTGGAAGCAGCAGCTCACGACAGCATCAAAGGCCTAGAACATCTGGACAAGGTCGTCGACATTGATCAGAGCCCGATCGGTCGCACGCCGCGCTCCAACCCGGCGACCTATACCGGGTTGTTCACGCCGATTCGCGAGTTGTTTGCCGGTGTGCCGGAATCGCGCTCCCGCGGTTACGGGCCGGGGCGTTTCTCCTTCAACGTGAAGGGCGGACGCTGCGAAGCTTGTCAGGGTGATGGCCTGATCAAGGTGGAAATGCACTTCCTGCCAGATATCTATGTCCCGTGCGACGTCTGCAAGAGCAAGCGTTACAACCGCGAAACGCTGGAGATCAAGTACAAGGGCAAGAGCATCCACGAAACCCTCGAGATGACCATCGAGGAAGCCCGGGTGTTCTTCGACGCCGTCCCAGCCTTGGCGCGCAAACTTCAGACGCTGATGGACGTAGGCCTTTCGTACATCAAGCTGGGGCAATCGGCGACGACGCTGTCGGGCGGTGAAGCCCAGCGGGTGAAACTGTCCCGCGAGCTGTCCAAGCGCGATACCGGCAAGACGCTGTACATCCTCGATGAGCCGACCACCGGCCTGCACTTTGCGGATATCCAGCAACTGCTCGACGTGTTGCATCGCCTGCGCGACCACGGCAATACCGTGGTGGTGATCGAGCACAACCTGGATGTGATCAAGACAGCCGACTGGTTGGTGGACCTGGGGCCGGAAGGTGGGTCCAAAGGCGGACAGATCATTGCCGTCGGTACACCGGAGGAAGTGTCCGAGATGAAGCAGTCTCACACTGGCTTCTATCTCAAACCGTTGCTGGCTCGCGATAAGGCCTGA
- the bfr gene encoding bacterioferritin: protein MQGHPDVIDYLNTLLTGELAARDQYFIHSRMYEDWGFTELYERINHEMEEEAQHADALMRRILMLEGTPRMRPDDLDVGTTVPDMLAADLRLEYKVRAALCKGIELCELHKDYVSREILRIQLADTEEDHTYWLEKQLGLIKLIGLENYLQSQF, encoded by the coding sequence ATGCAAGGTCACCCAGACGTAATCGATTACCTCAACACGTTGCTGACAGGCGAACTGGCAGCCCGTGATCAATATTTCATCCATTCGCGGATGTACGAGGACTGGGGTTTCACCGAGCTCTACGAACGTATCAATCACGAGATGGAAGAAGAGGCGCAGCACGCTGACGCTCTGATGCGTCGGATCCTCATGCTCGAAGGCACTCCACGTATGCGTCCGGACGATCTGGATGTGGGCACCACTGTGCCTGACATGCTCGCTGCTGACCTGCGTCTGGAATACAAAGTTCGCGCGGCTCTGTGCAAAGGCATCGAGCTTTGCGAGCTGCACAAGGATTACGTCAGCCGCGAGATCCTGCGCATTCAGCTGGCCGATACCGAAGAAGATCACACCTACTGGCTCGAGAAGCAGTTGGGTCTGATCAAGCTGATTGGCCTGGAAAACTATCTGCAATCGCAGTTCTGA
- a CDS encoding catalase: protein MSQNKTLTTASGAPVADNQNSRSAGPRGPLLLDDFHLIEKLAHFNRENIPERRVHAKGSGAYGTFTVTNDITQYSMADLFSAVGKQTPTFLRFSTVGGERGSADTARDPRGFALRFYTEEGNWDVVGNNTPVFFIRDPLKFPDFIHTQKRDPHTNLKSSQNVWDFWSLSPEALHQITILMSDRGIPDGYRHMHGFGSHTFSLINAQGVRHWVKWHYKTQQGIKNLDPAVAAQLAGTDPDYAQRDLFNAIERGDFPKWDVCMQIMTEAQAASHADNPFDVTKTWSQQDFPLIRVGVLELNRNPKNYHAEVEQAALAPSNIVRGVGFSPDRMLQGRIFAYADAHRYRVGTNHQQLPVNAPRSPVNTYQRDGAMAYGNYGAGAPNYEPNSYAGAPKQDASYAEPALSLSGAADRYDHRTDGDYFSYAGALYRLMSDEQKTLLVNNIAGSMDGVSNDVLDRVLEYFFKADPAYGDAIAKLLSK from the coding sequence ATGAGCCAGAACAAGACATTGACCACCGCCAGCGGCGCACCTGTGGCGGATAATCAGAACTCCCGCTCTGCGGGGCCTAGAGGCCCATTGCTCCTCGATGATTTCCATCTGATCGAGAAGCTTGCCCACTTTAATCGTGAAAACATCCCGGAGCGCCGTGTACATGCCAAGGGTTCGGGTGCTTACGGTACTTTCACCGTTACCAATGACATCACTCAATACAGCATGGCCGACTTGTTCTCGGCCGTGGGCAAGCAGACTCCGACCTTCCTGCGTTTTTCCACTGTGGGCGGTGAGCGCGGTTCGGCTGATACCGCACGAGATCCGCGTGGTTTCGCACTGCGGTTCTATACCGAAGAAGGTAACTGGGACGTCGTTGGCAACAATACGCCGGTGTTCTTCATTCGAGATCCGCTGAAGTTTCCCGATTTCATTCACACGCAAAAGCGCGACCCACACACCAATTTGAAAAGTTCGCAGAATGTCTGGGACTTTTGGTCGCTCTCACCTGAAGCGCTGCATCAGATCACCATTTTGATGTCCGATCGGGGTATCCCGGATGGCTACCGGCACATGCACGGATTCGGCAGCCACACCTTCAGCCTGATCAACGCCCAAGGCGTTCGTCACTGGGTTAAATGGCACTACAAGACCCAGCAAGGCATCAAAAATCTTGATCCAGCGGTTGCAGCGCAACTTGCGGGTACTGATCCTGATTACGCCCAGCGCGACCTGTTCAATGCCATCGAGCGCGGGGATTTTCCGAAATGGGACGTATGCATGCAGATCATGACCGAGGCTCAGGCAGCAAGCCACGCTGATAACCCGTTTGATGTCACCAAGACCTGGTCTCAACAGGACTTTCCTCTGATCAGGGTCGGTGTGCTGGAGTTGAACCGCAATCCGAAGAATTACCATGCCGAGGTGGAACAAGCAGCCCTCGCTCCGAGCAATATCGTGCGTGGCGTTGGCTTCTCGCCGGATCGCATGCTGCAAGGTCGGATCTTCGCTTACGCTGATGCGCATCGGTACCGCGTAGGGACCAACCACCAGCAACTGCCGGTGAACGCACCGCGCAGCCCGGTGAATACCTATCAACGCGATGGTGCCATGGCGTATGGCAATTACGGTGCTGGCGCGCCCAATTACGAGCCTAACAGCTATGCGGGGGCGCCCAAGCAGGACGCGAGCTATGCGGAGCCGGCATTGTCATTGAGTGGTGCGGCCGATCGTTACGACCACCGCACAGATGGGGATTACTTCAGCTATGCCGGTGCTTTGTATCGACTGATGAGCGACGAACAGAAAACGTTGCTGGTCAACAATATCGCCGGTTCGATGGATGGTGTCTCGAATGATGTCCTTGACCGGGTACTGGAATATTTCTTCAAAGCCGATCCAGCGTATGGAGACGCAATCGCAAAGCTGTTGAGCAAATAG
- the rplQ gene encoding 50S ribosomal protein L17 yields the protein MRHRKSGRHLSRTSSHRKAMFQNMAVSLFEHELIKTTLPKAKELRRVAEPLITLAKTDSLANRRLAFDRTRSKAIVGKLFNDLGKRYATREGGYLRILKCGFRTGDNAPMAYVELVDRPVGGEAVSAE from the coding sequence ATGCGTCATCGTAAAAGTGGTCGTCACCTGAGCCGCACCAGCTCGCACCGCAAGGCCATGTTTCAAAACATGGCGGTGTCGCTGTTCGAGCACGAGCTGATCAAAACTACACTGCCAAAAGCCAAAGAACTGCGCCGCGTTGCTGAGCCGCTGATCACTTTGGCCAAGACAGACAGCCTGGCTAACCGCCGTCTGGCTTTCGACCGTACTCGTTCGAAAGCTATCGTTGGTAAGCTCTTCAACGACCTGGGCAAGCGTTACGCTACCCGTGAGGGTGGCTACCTGCGCATCCTCAAGTGCGGTTTCCGCACTGGCGACAACGCGCCTATGGCGTACGTCGAGTTGGTTGATCGTCCTGTCGGCGGTGAAGCTGTATCCGCTGAGTAA
- the rpoA gene encoding DNA-directed RNA polymerase subunit alpha, translated as MQISVNEFLTPRHIDVQVVSPTRAKITLEPLERGFGHTLGNALRRILLSSMPGCAVVEAEIDGVLHEYSAIEGVQEDVIEILLNLKGLAIKLHGRDEVTLTLSKKGSGVVTAADIQLDHDVEIVNPDHVIANLASNGALNMKLTVARGRGYEPADSRQSDEDESRSIGRLQLDSSFSPVRRIAYVVENARVEQRTNLDKLVIDLETNGTLDPEEAIRRAATILQQQLAAFVDLKGDSEPVVVEQEDEIDPILLRPVDDLELTVRSANCLKAENIYYIGDLIQRTEVELLKTPNLGKKSLTEIKDVLASRGLSLGMRLDNWPPASLKKDDKATA; from the coding sequence ATGCAGATTTCGGTAAATGAGTTCCTGACACCCCGCCATATTGATGTGCAGGTTGTCAGTCCAACCCGCGCCAAGATCACTCTCGAGCCTCTCGAGCGTGGTTTCGGCCACACCCTGGGCAACGCGCTGCGCCGCATCCTGTTGTCCTCAATGCCCGGCTGTGCAGTAGTCGAGGCCGAGATTGACGGTGTACTCCATGAGTACAGCGCCATCGAAGGCGTACAGGAAGACGTAATTGAAATCCTGTTGAACCTTAAAGGTCTGGCTATCAAGCTGCACGGTCGTGACGAAGTTACGCTGACCTTGTCGAAGAAGGGTTCGGGGGTGGTTACCGCTGCCGATATTCAGCTGGATCATGATGTCGAGATCGTTAATCCCGATCACGTAATCGCTAACCTGGCGTCTAACGGCGCCCTGAACATGAAGCTCACCGTAGCTCGTGGTCGTGGTTATGAACCGGCAGACTCGCGTCAGAGCGATGAAGACGAAAGCCGCAGCATCGGTCGCTTGCAGCTTGACTCTTCGTTCAGCCCGGTTCGCCGTATCGCATACGTGGTGGAAAACGCCCGTGTCGAACAGCGTACTAACCTGGACAAGCTGGTTATTGATCTGGAAACCAACGGTACCCTGGATCCTGAAGAGGCTATCCGCCGTGCTGCAACCATTCTGCAACAGCAGTTGGCTGCGTTCGTCGACCTCAAAGGTGACAGTGAGCCAGTGGTTGTCGAGCAGGAAGACGAGATCGATCCGATCCTGCTTCGCCCGGTTGACGATCTGGAACTGACTGTACGTTCGGCTAACTGCCTTAAGGCGGAAAACATCTACTACATCGGTGACCTGATTCAGCGTACCGAAGTAGAGCTGTTGAAGACTCCGAACCTTGGCAAGAAATCCTTGACTGAAATCAAGGACGTTCTGGCCTCCCGCGGTCTGTCCCTCGGCATGCGCCTCGACAACTGGCCGCCTGCGAGTCTTAAGAAGGACGACAAGGCGACTGCCTGA
- the rpsD gene encoding 30S ribosomal protein S4 → MARYIGPKCKLARREGTDLFLKSGVRAIESKCNIEAAPGIHGQRRGRQSDYGTQLREKQKVRRIYGVLERQFSGYYKEAAGKKGATGENLLQLLECRLDNVVYRMGFGSTRAESRQLVSHKSISVNGQTVNVPSYQVRAGDVVAVREKAKNQLRIVQALDLCAQRGRVEWVEVDTEKKSGVFKNVPARSDLSADINESLIVELYSK, encoded by the coding sequence ATGGCTCGTTACATTGGTCCAAAATGCAAACTCGCTCGTCGCGAAGGCACCGATCTCTTTCTGAAGAGCGGCGTGCGCGCGATCGAATCGAAGTGCAACATCGAAGCAGCACCTGGTATCCACGGCCAACGCCGCGGTCGCCAGTCCGATTACGGCACCCAACTGCGTGAAAAGCAGAAGGTCCGTCGTATCTACGGCGTTCTCGAGCGTCAATTCAGCGGCTACTACAAAGAAGCTGCTGGCAAGAAAGGCGCAACTGGCGAAAACCTGTTGCAGCTGCTCGAATGCCGTCTGGACAACGTTGTATACCGTATGGGTTTTGGCTCTACTCGTGCCGAATCCCGTCAGCTGGTATCGCACAAGTCGATCAGCGTTAACGGTCAGACCGTAAACGTTCCGTCTTACCAGGTTCGTGCTGGTGACGTGGTCGCAGTTCGCGAGAAAGCAAAGAACCAACTTCGCATTGTCCAAGCTCTCGATCTGTGTGCCCAACGTGGCCGCGTAGAATGGGTAGAAGTAGACACTGAGAAGAAGTCGGGCGTTTTCAAGAACGTTCCTGCTCGCAGTGATCTGTCCGCCGACATCAACGAAAGCCTGATTGTCGAGCTCTACTCCAAGTAA
- the rpsK gene encoding 30S ribosomal protein S11, protein MAKPAARPRKKVKKTVVDGIAHIHASFNNTIVTITDRQGNALSWATSGGSGFRGSRKSTPFAAQVAAERAGQAALEYGLKNLDVNVKGPGPGRESAVRALNGCGYKIASITDVTPIPHNGCRPPKKRRV, encoded by the coding sequence ATGGCTAAACCTGCTGCTCGTCCTCGTAAAAAAGTTAAAAAGACAGTGGTTGATGGCATCGCCCACATCCATGCATCTTTTAACAACACAATCGTGACCATCACCGACCGTCAAGGCAACGCTCTTTCCTGGGCTACCTCCGGTGGTTCGGGTTTCCGCGGTTCCCGCAAGTCCACCCCGTTTGCTGCTCAAGTAGCTGCTGAACGTGCTGGTCAAGCTGCGCTGGAATACGGCCTGAAAAACCTCGACGTTAACGTCAAAGGTCCAGGCCCAGGTCGTGAATCTGCAGTCCGCGCTTTGAACGGCTGTGGCTACAAGATCGCCAGCATCACCGACGTGACGCCAATCCCGCACAACGGGTGCCGTCCGCCGAAGAAGCGCCGCGTGTAA
- the rpsM gene encoding 30S ribosomal protein S13, whose product MARIAGVNIPDNKHTVISLTYIYGVGRTTAQKICAVTGVNPAAKIKDLSDEQIEQLRGEVAKFTTEGDLRREINMKIKRLMDLGCYRGLRHRRGLPVRGQRTKTNARTRKGPRKPIRK is encoded by the coding sequence ATGGCCCGTATTGCAGGCGTTAACATTCCAGATAACAAGCATACTGTTATCTCGCTGACCTACATCTATGGTGTTGGTCGCACTACTGCACAGAAAATTTGTGCAGTGACTGGGGTAAACCCAGCCGCAAAGATCAAAGATCTGAGCGACGAGCAGATTGAACAGCTGCGTGGCGAAGTGGCGAAGTTCACCACTGAAGGTGACCTGCGTCGCGAAATCAACATGAAAATCAAGCGTTTGATGGACCTCGGTTGCTATCGCGGTCTGCGTCATCGTCGTGGTCTTCCAGTGCGCGGTCAGCGTACCAAGACTAACGCGCGTACCCGTAAAGGTCCGCGTAAGCCGATCCGCAAGTAA
- the rpmJ gene encoding 50S ribosomal protein L36 yields MKVRASVKKLCRNCKIIRREGVVRVICSAEPRHKQRQG; encoded by the coding sequence ATGAAAGTTCGTGCATCGGTGAAAAAGCTGTGCCGTAACTGCAAGATTATTCGCCGCGAAGGTGTTGTTCGAGTAATTTGCAGCGCGGAACCGCGTCACAAACAGCGCCAAGGCTGA
- the secY gene encoding preprotein translocase subunit SecY produces MAKQGALSALGKGGMSELWARLRFLFLAIIVYRIGAHIPVPGINPDRLADLFRQNEGTILSLFNMFSGGALERMSIFALGIMPYISASIIMQLMTAVSPQLEQLKKEGEAGRRKIAQYTRYGTVVLALVQAIGMSIGLAGQGVSFTGDFGFHFVAVSTFVAGAMFMMWLGEQITERGVGNGISMLIFAGIVAGLPRAIGQSFESARQGDINIFALVAIGLLAVAIIGFVVFIERGQRRIAVHYAKRQQGRKVFAAQTSHLPLKVNMAGVIPAIFASSILLFPASLGTWFGQSEGMGWLQDISQSIAPGQPLNILLFSAGIIFFCFFYTALMFNPKDVAENLKKSGAFIPGIRPGEQSARYIDGVLTRLTLFGALYMTAVCLLPQFLVVAANVPFYLGGTSLLIVVVVVMDFMSQVQSHLVSHQYESLMKKANLKGYGSGMLR; encoded by the coding sequence ATGGCTAAGCAAGGTGCTCTCTCTGCGCTCGGCAAAGGCGGTATGTCTGAACTCTGGGCTCGTCTGCGTTTTCTATTCTTGGCGATTATCGTCTACCGAATAGGCGCACACATCCCGGTTCCAGGTATCAACCCGGACCGACTCGCGGACCTGTTTCGACAGAATGAGGGGACCATTCTTAGCTTGTTCAACATGTTTTCCGGCGGCGCGCTGGAACGGATGAGCATCTTTGCACTGGGGATCATGCCGTACATTTCGGCATCGATCATCATGCAGCTGATGACCGCCGTCAGCCCGCAGCTGGAGCAGTTGAAGAAGGAAGGTGAAGCTGGGCGTCGCAAGATCGCTCAGTACACCCGCTACGGCACTGTCGTCCTCGCTCTCGTTCAGGCAATTGGCATGTCCATTGGTCTGGCGGGGCAGGGCGTTTCGTTCACTGGTGACTTTGGCTTCCATTTCGTCGCGGTATCCACTTTTGTGGCTGGTGCGATGTTCATGATGTGGCTGGGTGAGCAGATTACTGAGCGTGGTGTTGGCAACGGTATCTCGATGTTGATTTTCGCAGGTATCGTCGCCGGTCTTCCGAGAGCGATCGGGCAGTCTTTCGAGTCTGCGCGTCAGGGTGATATCAACATTTTTGCCCTGGTTGCCATCGGTTTGCTGGCAGTAGCGATTATCGGTTTCGTGGTGTTCATTGAGCGTGGTCAGCGTCGTATTGCTGTTCATTACGCCAAGCGTCAGCAGGGCCGTAAGGTCTTTGCTGCGCAGACTAGCCACTTGCCGTTGAAGGTGAACATGGCCGGTGTTATTCCAGCCATTTTCGCGAGCAGCATTTTGCTGTTCCCGGCTTCGTTGGGTACCTGGTTTGGTCAGTCTGAAGGTATGGGCTGGCTGCAGGACATCTCGCAGTCGATCGCTCCTGGTCAGCCGTTGAATATTCTGCTGTTTAGTGCAGGGATTATTTTCTTCTGCTTCTTCTATACGGCGTTGATGTTCAATCCGAAAGACGTAGCGGAAAACCTGAAGAAGTCCGGTGCCTTTATTCCGGGTATCCGTCCAGGTGAACAGTCTGCGCGCTACATTGATGGCGTTCTGACTCGTTTGACCCTGTTCGGTGCTCTATATATGACGGCCGTGTGCCTGTTGCCCCAGTTCCTGGTGGTTGCAGCAAACGTTCCGTTCTACCTTGGCGGGACCTCGTTGCTGATCGTGGTCGTGGTTGTGATGGACTTCATGTCTCAAGTACAATCGCACCTCGTTTCGCACCAGTACGAATCCCTGATGAAGAAAGCCAACCTGAAGGGTTACGGCAGCGGCATGTTGCGCTGA